A single window of Intrasporangium calvum DSM 43043 DNA harbors:
- the pdxH gene encoding pyridoxamine 5'-phosphate oxidase translates to MSTPDPKDPGHVAHGGGLLESDVPASPYPLLRAWVDAALAAAAAREDVPEPSAMAVATVDPDGAPNVRTVLMRFLDERGPGFVTNLRSTKADELAANPRIAATLTWPSLFRAVRFRGVAELVDRREVEAYFSSRPYGSRLSAWASEQSRPARDREELKERWVAALARFPDRGRVDDVPVPDFWGGYRVRCDEVEFWAGRRDRLHDRIVFARTGHGTLSDAGSWARSRRQP, encoded by the coding sequence ATGTCGACACCCGATCCGAAGGACCCCGGCCACGTCGCCCATGGGGGCGGACTGCTCGAGTCCGACGTGCCGGCCTCCCCTTACCCCCTGCTGCGGGCCTGGGTCGATGCAGCCCTGGCAGCCGCGGCAGCCCGCGAGGACGTCCCGGAGCCGTCGGCCATGGCCGTGGCGACGGTGGACCCCGACGGTGCTCCGAACGTCCGCACGGTGCTCATGCGGTTCCTCGACGAGCGTGGCCCCGGTTTCGTCACCAACCTCCGATCGACCAAGGCCGACGAGCTCGCCGCGAACCCGCGCATCGCCGCGACCCTGACCTGGCCCTCACTCTTCCGAGCGGTCCGCTTCCGGGGTGTGGCCGAGCTGGTCGACCGCAGAGAGGTCGAGGCATACTTCAGCTCCCGGCCCTACGGCTCCAGGCTGTCCGCGTGGGCCTCGGAGCAGTCGCGGCCGGCGCGGGATCGGGAGGAGCTCAAGGAGCGGTGGGTCGCGGCGCTGGCGCGCTTCCCGGACCGGGGCCGCGTCGATGACGTGCCCGTTCCCGACTTCTGGGGCGGCTATCGCGTCCGATGCGACGAGGTGGAGTTCTGGGCCGGGCGGCGGGACCGCCTCCACGACCGCATCGTCTTCGCTCGGACCGGCCACGGCACCCTCTCCGATGCCGGCTCCTGGGCGCGATCGCGACGACAGCCCTGA
- a CDS encoding MFS transporter has translation MTVPSPHEPGPRGTLRAIALSAYGPTLLASTGTGAIAPIIAVSGRELGASVGVAALLVAALGLGTLLGDLPSGALAARIGERPALLVAALVEAGGMLVSATARSLAMLFVGVVVIGLAASLFGLARQAYLTEAVPVAMRARALSTLGGVHRIGYFVGPFAGSLVVARWDVAAAYVVGVVASLAAFVLVLVAPDITRRQGLGPRPARQRSVASVLLEHRRVLLTLGVGAMWVSGARTVREALVPLWAESVGLSPSQTALVFGISGAVDMLLFYPSGWLMDRHGRVAAAVPSMLVLGLGMALLPLSTTLVAVTAAATVLGLGNGLGAGLIMTLGADASPVEGRSQFLGGWRLCADVGRAAGPLALSGLSAVMTLGASAVVLGVGAVAGAVWLRIWVPRHDPTRASRAMKDSLRE, from the coding sequence ATGACCGTGCCCAGCCCGCACGAGCCGGGCCCCAGGGGGACGCTCCGGGCCATCGCGCTGTCGGCGTACGGTCCGACCCTCCTGGCCTCGACCGGTACCGGGGCCATCGCCCCGATCATCGCCGTCTCGGGGCGGGAGCTGGGGGCCTCGGTCGGCGTGGCAGCACTCCTCGTCGCGGCACTCGGACTGGGCACCCTGCTCGGCGACCTGCCCTCAGGTGCGCTCGCCGCACGCATCGGGGAGCGTCCGGCGCTGCTCGTCGCGGCACTCGTCGAGGCGGGTGGCATGCTCGTGTCGGCGACGGCTCGGTCGCTCGCGATGCTCTTCGTCGGGGTCGTCGTCATCGGGCTCGCCGCGTCCCTCTTCGGGCTCGCCCGGCAGGCGTACCTCACCGAAGCCGTCCCCGTCGCCATGCGGGCGCGCGCACTCTCGACGCTGGGAGGAGTGCACCGCATCGGCTACTTCGTCGGGCCGTTCGCCGGGTCGCTCGTCGTCGCTCGGTGGGACGTGGCCGCCGCCTACGTCGTCGGGGTCGTCGCGAGCCTGGCCGCGTTCGTCCTCGTCCTCGTCGCCCCGGACATCACCCGCCGCCAGGGTCTCGGCCCGCGGCCTGCTCGCCAGCGTTCGGTCGCCTCCGTCCTCCTCGAGCACCGGAGGGTGCTGCTGACGCTGGGCGTCGGCGCCATGTGGGTCTCCGGCGCCCGCACCGTCCGGGAGGCCCTCGTGCCGCTGTGGGCAGAGTCGGTGGGTCTGTCGCCCAGCCAGACCGCACTCGTCTTCGGGATCTCCGGAGCCGTCGACATGCTGCTCTTCTATCCCTCGGGCTGGCTGATGGACCGCCACGGCCGGGTCGCCGCAGCCGTGCCCAGCATGCTCGTCCTCGGCCTCGGTATGGCTCTGCTGCCCCTCAGCACGACGCTCGTGGCGGTCACCGCCGCGGCCACGGTCCTCGGGCTCGGCAATGGCCTCGGCGCCGGCCTCATCATGACGCTCGGTGCGGACGCCTCCCCCGTGGAGGGGCGCTCCCAGTTCCTCGGAGGATGGCGCCTGTGCGCGGATGTGGGAAGAGCCGCCGGTCCGCTGGCGTTGTCCGGGTTGAGCGCCGTCATGACGCTCGGGGCGTCGGCCGTCGTCCTCGGGGTCGGTGCGGTGGCTGGTGCGGTGTGGTTGCGCATCTGGGTGCCCCGGCACGACCCGACCCGAGCGTCGCGAGCCATGAAGGATTCTTTGAGAGAGTAG
- a CDS encoding metal-dependent transcriptional regulator yields the protein MTDLIDTTEMYLRTIFELEEEGIIPLRARIAERLGHSGPTVSQTIARMERDGLVSVTGDRHLDLSDEGRLIATRVMRKHRLAERLLVDVIGLEWEYAHDEACRWEHVMSEKVERKILSLLGDGLESPYGNPIPGLEELGLEVAGDFLSGLVALTEAAGEEPVALTIRRIGEPVQVDPEALALLTSAGLMPGERVTVQREDGRILACREGTDRSTGVSLPEDVAVHVFGQRESVPTAGTDHA from the coding sequence GTGACCGACCTCATCGACACCACCGAGATGTACCTCCGGACGATCTTCGAGCTGGAGGAGGAGGGGATCATCCCGCTCCGGGCACGGATCGCCGAGCGGCTGGGGCACTCCGGGCCCACGGTGTCGCAGACCATCGCGCGCATGGAGCGCGACGGCCTCGTCAGCGTGACGGGGGACCGGCACCTGGACCTCTCGGACGAGGGGCGGCTCATCGCGACGCGGGTCATGCGCAAGCACCGCCTCGCCGAGCGACTCCTCGTCGACGTCATCGGGCTCGAGTGGGAGTACGCCCATGACGAGGCGTGCCGGTGGGAGCACGTCATGTCCGAGAAGGTCGAGCGCAAGATCCTCAGCCTGCTCGGGGACGGGTTGGAGTCGCCCTACGGCAACCCCATCCCCGGCCTGGAGGAGCTGGGCCTCGAGGTCGCCGGTGACTTCCTCAGCGGCCTCGTCGCCTTGACGGAGGCGGCCGGCGAGGAGCCCGTGGCCCTGACGATCCGGCGGATCGGCGAGCCGGTCCAGGTTGATCCCGAGGCGCTGGCCCTGCTGACGTCGGCCGGGCTGATGCCCGGAGAGCGCGTCACGGTCCAGCGCGAGGACGGCCGGATCCTCGCCTGTCGGGAAGGGACGGACCGGTCGACCGGGGTCTCGCTCCCCGAGGACGTCGCGGTCCACGTCTTCGGTCAGCGTGAGAGCGTGCCGACCGCCGGGACGGACCACGCCTGA
- a CDS encoding C40 family peptidase, producing the protein MALNVAGRHRAPGRYNPLSELKLIAKESAQPAVKGAAIVAASGGLVATFAQPAAADGQAAAPVNAAPSSAAVVGPQAATIKAASALNAIGFAEKATTKAQTVKPIVIKDVVVEKERAAREAAQAAERAAAARSDAQDRASRTTTERTPIADPAPSASGIVGIAQSMIGVPYVYGGSTPSGFDCSGFTSWVYRQAGISIPRTASQQQASATRVSTPQPGDLVFFGYPAYHVGIYVSPGRMIDAQRPGTVVGYHSIWTTPWGYGRY; encoded by the coding sequence GTGGCTCTTAACGTTGCCGGGCGTCACCGCGCCCCGGGTCGCTACAACCCGTTGTCAGAGCTCAAGCTCATCGCCAAGGAGTCCGCGCAGCCGGCCGTGAAGGGTGCCGCGATCGTGGCGGCCTCCGGTGGTCTCGTCGCGACGTTCGCGCAGCCGGCTGCCGCCGATGGCCAGGCCGCCGCACCGGTCAACGCCGCGCCGAGCAGCGCGGCCGTCGTCGGGCCCCAGGCGGCCACGATCAAGGCGGCCAGTGCGCTCAACGCCATCGGCTTCGCCGAGAAGGCCACGACGAAGGCGCAGACCGTCAAGCCGATCGTCATCAAGGACGTCGTCGTCGAGAAGGAACGCGCCGCGCGGGAGGCTGCGCAGGCGGCCGAGCGCGCCGCAGCGGCGCGTAGCGACGCGCAGGACCGGGCCTCCCGCACGACCACCGAGCGAACCCCGATCGCCGACCCGGCGCCGTCCGCCTCAGGAATCGTCGGCATCGCCCAGTCCATGATCGGCGTGCCGTACGTCTACGGCGGCAGCACCCCGAGCGGTTTCGACTGCTCCGGGTTCACCTCCTGGGTCTACCGTCAGGCCGGCATCTCGATCCCGCGCACGGCCTCGCAGCAGCAGGCCTCGGCGACCCGGGTGAGCACGCCGCAGCCCGGTGACCTCGTCTTCTTCGGCTACCCGGCCTACCACGTCGGCATCTACGTCAGCCCCGGTCGGATGATCGACGCGCAGCGTCCCGGGACGGTCGTCGGCTACCACTCGATCTGGACCACCCCGTGGGGCTACGGCCGCTACTGA
- a CDS encoding DsbA family oxidoreductase, whose translation MTDQSAAESTTPVILELWSDLVCPWCWISKRRVEAAVAAFERPHDVTLRMRSYELDPLLPVGERMGVAEHLGRKYGGGVEGGRLMNAHVSDVALDDGLSFDWHRAVRANTFDGHRLCALALELGGPALQSAAYERFHSAHFREGLPIDDHGVLQRLAAEAGLDERRVAAVLAGDDYAARVREDEELARSMGVTSVPFLLANGHAATSGARSVEDYLALLRGVVTEGV comes from the coding sequence ATGACCGACCAGTCCGCTGCCGAGTCCACGACCCCCGTCATCCTCGAGCTCTGGTCGGATCTGGTCTGCCCGTGGTGCTGGATCTCCAAGCGGCGCGTCGAGGCGGCGGTCGCTGCGTTCGAGCGGCCGCATGACGTCACCTTGCGCATGCGTTCCTACGAGCTCGACCCCCTCCTGCCGGTCGGCGAGAGGATGGGCGTCGCCGAGCACCTGGGGCGGAAGTACGGCGGAGGTGTCGAGGGTGGCCGGTTGATGAATGCCCACGTCAGCGACGTCGCCCTCGATGACGGGCTGAGCTTCGACTGGCATCGGGCCGTGCGCGCCAACACGTTCGACGGGCACCGCCTGTGTGCGCTGGCCCTCGAGCTGGGCGGGCCGGCATTGCAGTCCGCTGCCTACGAGCGCTTCCACTCCGCGCACTTCCGCGAGGGACTGCCCATCGACGACCACGGGGTCCTCCAGCGGCTCGCCGCCGAGGCGGGACTCGACGAACGCCGGGTCGCCGCGGTCCTGGCGGGTGACGACTACGCGGCCCGGGTCCGCGAGGACGAGGAGCTCGCCCGCTCCATGGGTGTGACGAGTGTGCCGTTCCTCCTCGCGAACGGCCACGCGGCGACCTCGGGGGCGCGCTCCGTGGAGGACTACCTCGCGTTGCTTCGCGGGGTCGTGACCGAGGGCGTCTGA